The DNA segment TTAAGGAAATAATAGAATCAGATTTTGCGAATATTTCCGATGGTGGCTATTTCGTATTCCCAGCTCGAGTTTTATTAGCGGCGGATTATGGGGTTTCGCAAAGCAGGGAAAGAGTGATTTTTTTAGGTGTTAAAAAGTCGGCTTTGCAGCCGGGTATTTTAGAAAAGCTTCGGAATATTGAGAACAACCCTGAACTTGACCCCTATCCAGAAATAACTCATTCACGTCAATCCATGCCTGGTTTAAGGCCTTATATCACACTCAAAGAAGTGTTGGGAGACTTGGATGAGCCAGATAAATCAGAAGATATTGACCAACAACGGTATTCAAAAGCAAAATTTATGGGTGCTCATTGCCAAGGTCAAATCGAAGTTGACCTCAACGGAATATCACCGACTATTCGGTCAGAGCATCATGGAAACATCGAATTCAGAAGGCTGTCAAGAAAAAATGGTGGGACAAATTATGAAGAGTTGGATGAGGGTCTAAAAGAGCGGAGACTGACCATTCGAGAATGCGCTAGGATACAAACGTTTCCAGATAATTATCAATTTTGTAGAAACGGTGTCTCTGCAACCAGTGCATATAAGATGATTGGTAATGCTGTTCCGCCCTTACTAGGCTACCATATTGCTAAAAGGATAGAGAAATTATGGCCTGTATACTTCGGATAATAGACTCGTTACAAAATCCAACTCATCAGGGTGTGCAGATTTAAGATTTGTGGACAAGCAATTATACCAATACTCGTATCTGGCCTGGGTTGAATCTACCTCTGCAGAATAATCATCCCAATTCAGACAAAGATCATCAAGACTTGTGTTTTGTATGCTTTTTTTGAATTCAGAGAAGTGATCCATTAAGGTTCCCAACACTTGAGGAAGCTTTTCAAAAAGAACACCTCTAACCTTTATATCAACTCTTCCCCCTGCAGAGAACTTATCACGCAAGCTTGAATCAACAATACTATAATTAGCAACAAGCCATTTTGCCAACCTCTTATACTTTTTAGATCCTGTAGAGTAAATGAGTTCTGGGAATAAAACGAATGCTTGTGCTAAGATTTTCTTTCTTTCTGTCAGTTCAACTTCCTCCCAAGTCTTGATGGCTGCAGGGGTGCTCTCGGCAATCCACCATGCTGTTAACCCCTGCTGTCTAAAATACTCGGTTACTAAGCCTATCGGATCAGAAGATGACTTCATTTCGTTATAACTTATACCACTTTTGTGAAAAAAAGAATCCGTGGGGTTTTGGGCGAGATCTAGCTTATATCTTGGACTGTGAGTAACAACAACGTCTGATACCGAATTTTCATATCTTGCGCTTTTAATAAAACACCCATTTTTATTGATCTTTATAAACACAATATACAGGTCATCTACATCAACTCTAGTACTCCCCAGTATGCTATTACCAAGTATGCCCCATGAGTTATCAGGGCTATTTGCATTAGTAGAGCTTTTCACTTCAATCCCGTATTTTTTTCCGTTGCCAAATGAATATACAATATCTGGGAATGAATGCCCGCCTTCGGTATAGTCGATTAAACAATCAAGTTGATTAGATTCAATCACTTGCTTAGATGCCTCAACTACAAACTTCTCAAAATCGGTAGGAGAATTACTACGAGAAAACTCATTTTTCATGCTGTCTAAAACAGTTTCAATTTTTGAAACAAAATCCGCAAAATAAAAATCATTCATCAATTAAAAACCTCCATATAAATCAATTGTAGTTATCGTTTCCCATCATCATCTCATAATGTTGTCCCTGCCCCATCAAGCGGAAAATCATCTCGAACGTCTCTCGGCATTGGTCTACACCCATGCTTCCAGACACATAGTTAAGT comes from the Fastidiosipila sp. genome and includes:
- a CDS encoding DNA cytosine methyltransferase produces the protein MRLLSLFSGCGGLDLGFEGHFEIFETQYNSRIHPDWEVVKTRDNRLLLPKTRFNTVFANDILPETQIAWSEFFENKHHVYCLDSIVDLVKLHTENNINIFPENIDIVTGGFPCQDFSVAGKRLGFNSENSHTGGKLDVDEPTSENRGHLYMWMRDVISITKPKFFVAENVKGLTNLGDVKEIIESDFANISDGGYFVFPARVLLAADYGVSQSRERVIFLGVKKSALQPGILEKLRNIENNPELDPYPEITHSRQSMPGLRPYITLKEVLGDLDEPDKSEDIDQQRYSKAKFMGAHCQGQIEVDLNGISPTIRSEHHGNIEFRRLSRKNGGTNYEELDEGLKERRLTIRECARIQTFPDNYQFCRNGVSATSAYKMIGNAVPPLLGYHIAKRIEKLWPVYFG